Proteins encoded by one window of Clostridium perfringens:
- a CDS encoding mechanosensitive ion channel family protein, with amino-acid sequence MKFDLSKMYEKLLSWITTNGFKLVIGLILLYIGWKIINKVIKILANIMKSRNVDPTLTSFAEAFSEVSLKVLLVITLMSYVGFDIAGLAALIASAGLAVGLALQGSLSNFAGGVIILLLRPFRVNDFIEASGYSGTVERITVFYTHLVTPDNKEILIPNGTLANGSLINYSSKDTRRVDLVFSVGYDDDIIKVKNVLWDIINKNELILKTPEAFVGISQHAASSIDFTVRVWTKQEDYWKVHFSLLEEVKLRFDEENITIPYPQMDVTLTK; translated from the coding sequence ATGAAGTTTGATCTTAGTAAGATGTACGAGAAGCTTTTATCTTGGATTACAACTAATGGCTTTAAATTAGTAATTGGTTTAATTCTACTTTATATTGGATGGAAAATTATCAATAAAGTAATTAAGATTTTAGCTAATATAATGAAAAGTAGAAATGTAGATCCTACATTAACATCATTTGCAGAAGCTTTTTCAGAGGTGTCTCTAAAAGTTCTTCTAGTTATAACCCTAATGAGTTATGTTGGATTTGATATAGCTGGACTAGCAGCTCTTATAGCTTCAGCAGGTTTAGCAGTTGGACTTGCCTTACAAGGAAGTTTATCTAATTTTGCTGGTGGAGTAATAATTCTTTTATTAAGACCTTTTAGAGTTAATGATTTTATAGAAGCCTCAGGATATTCTGGAACTGTTGAAAGAATAACTGTGTTCTATACTCATCTAGTAACGCCAGATAACAAGGAAATACTTATTCCAAATGGTACACTAGCTAATGGAAGTCTTATAAACTATTCATCAAAGGATACTAGAAGAGTTGATTTAGTATTTAGCGTTGGATATGATGACGACATAATCAAAGTTAAAAATGTTCTTTGGGATATTATAAATAAAAATGAGTTAATTTTAAAAACACCTGAAGCATTTGTAGGTATAAGCCAACATGCTGCAAGCTCTATAGATTTTACTGTTAGAGTTTGGACTAAACAAGAAGATTATTGGAAGGTTCATTTTAGCTTATTAGAGGAAGTTAAATTAAGATTTGATGAGGAAAACATAACTATTCCATATCCTCAAATGGATGTAACCTTAACTAAATAA
- a CDS encoding acyltransferase family protein produces the protein MNTVLKQRKRLDYLDIAKGLLIISVVLCHSPFENAYYLYWFHMPAFFIISGMLYKRGMNIKEQAIKFFVPYAIFSLIDISFNYIMYYHGNFSLGDLIHEIIKYAYGGKATWGVFWFIPVMFVTKVVFDQLNKRLTSKKLAFVCILSYILAHIYSMSFIPSSVTDITENQFVFWNLDTVLITLPYYALGYYITKLNIQRVFKETSTLILSSIGVVAMFILNSSIGIYYYLNIKYSYYKDPIFDILMPVTITIFILSLSYQISKFKYKKLFTIIGANSLVIMYLHKQVATLFMDVFNYGYIMFTIIGVCLPLLMMVLINKSIVSKFLFNGDLTFYRKIKDIKDIEPKDIIIDNK, from the coding sequence ATGAATACTGTTTTAAAACAAAGGAAAAGATTAGATTATTTAGACATTGCAAAGGGACTTCTTATAATAAGTGTTGTATTATGTCATTCGCCTTTTGAAAATGCTTATTATCTTTATTGGTTTCACATGCCAGCCTTTTTTATAATAAGTGGAATGTTATATAAAAGAGGAATGAACATAAAGGAGCAAGCAATAAAGTTTTTTGTTCCTTATGCTATATTTTCATTAATAGATATTAGTTTTAATTATATTATGTATTATCATGGGAATTTTTCCTTAGGTGATTTAATACATGAAATTATCAAATATGCATATGGTGGAAAGGCCACATGGGGAGTATTTTGGTTTATACCTGTAATGTTTGTTACAAAGGTAGTATTTGATCAATTAAATAAGAGATTAACATCTAAGAAGTTAGCTTTTGTGTGTATATTAAGTTATATATTAGCTCACATATATTCTATGAGTTTTATACCATCAAGTGTAACTGATATAACTGAAAATCAATTTGTATTTTGGAATTTAGATACTGTTTTAATAACATTGCCATACTATGCATTAGGATACTATATAACTAAATTAAATATACAAAGGGTGTTTAAAGAAACTTCTACATTAATTTTATCAAGTATAGGGGTAGTAGCTATGTTTATACTAAATAGTAGTATTGGAATATACTATTACTTAAATATAAAATACTCTTACTATAAGGATCCTATTTTTGATATATTAATGCCAGTTACCATAACAATTTTTATACTTTCCTTAAGTTATCAGATTAGTAAGTTTAAGTATAAGAAATTATTTACTATAATTGGAGCTAACTCTCTTGTAATAATGTATTTACATAAACAAGTTGCAACTTTATTTATGGATGTATTTAATTATGGGTATATAATGTTTACTATAATTGGAGTATGTTTACCACTTCTTATGATGGTATTAATAAATAAAAGTATTGTCAGCAAATTTTTATTTAATGGAGATCTTACTTTCTATAGAAAGATTAAAGATATTAAGGATATAGAACCAAAGGATATAATTATAGATAATAAATAG
- a CDS encoding sensor histidine kinase — translation MDNPIFFHIFNDDKNKLETQRIIKLSIFIVFSIFFILLIDLSYKVLIRKNIEFIPGNSMPSFSLSLSLILGTMAYISSLIYYSSTKKDDFFIISLIYMNLSVELLITKGHNLIIFDKFIFIHAIFRIILLFYVAFNKKGISPLITKHKIITSIVVFSFSVITPMINYRIFSNNLFAKDIYFYATLMTMIIILYIIACIFLSKKSLDDCELIYSFIIASILLIALRGLYWICEVLLPNITLLKTNNVVLLLTILSFLLAISGVFNEITAKNKRSSLLQNELQVFYHLVEFNTSSSIILYDNKKKVIYTNKTIRERYCKSTKLKDQLKEVEKLFVDSIFIDDSEKNATKALFNKGNWEGKLILKNGKIVSAYIQILNVENKNYFAVNLKDITEEYTLTKNIKRNEQLLSCINNNVQDLIISVDNNGLITYVNDSVLKTLNYTYEEIIGMPIINLLGKNDEILNQLKLEDEEDSIKCKLVGKHSFVYVESIIRTLNDNNEIPYGKVIVAKNLTSKKRLENLAIKFKEAKAYEQIRNEFFANISHELRTPLNIIYSTIQLLNSKHETDPMDFNNFYDKYKQGLKINCYRMLRLINNLIDVSKIEVGFLKADFTNRDIVFLVENIVSLVIPHSENKDINIIFDTNVEENIIKCDPVKIERLILNLLSNAIKFTQNHGEIFVDLNISKDWVKISIKDNGIGIPKEMQASIFDRFVQADKSLKRRNEGSGIGLSIVKSIAELHDGKIELISDGIKGSEFIVWLPNVKLNYTEESNNLVDYITDDKNIELELSDIYEVH, via the coding sequence ATGGATAACCCAATATTTTTTCATATTTTTAATGATGATAAAAATAAATTAGAAACTCAAAGAATAATAAAACTATCCATTTTTATAGTTTTCTCTATATTTTTTATATTGCTAATAGATTTATCCTATAAAGTGCTTATTAGAAAAAATATAGAGTTTATTCCTGGTAATTCTATGCCAAGTTTCTCATTAAGTTTATCATTAATATTAGGAACAATGGCATACATAAGTTCATTAATATACTATTCAAGCACCAAAAAAGATGATTTTTTTATAATCTCTTTAATATATATGAATTTATCTGTAGAACTTTTAATTACTAAAGGACATAACCTAATAATATTCGATAAGTTTATTTTTATACACGCAATATTTAGGATAATTTTGCTTTTTTATGTTGCCTTTAATAAGAAAGGAATATCCCCTCTTATTACTAAACATAAAATAATTACATCAATAGTAGTTTTTTCATTTTCAGTTATAACACCTATGATTAACTATAGAATTTTTTCTAACAATTTATTTGCTAAAGATATTTATTTTTATGCTACTTTAATGACTATGATTATTATCCTATACATAATCGCTTGCATATTCTTATCAAAGAAATCTTTAGATGATTGTGAGTTAATATATTCATTTATAATTGCTAGTATTCTTTTAATAGCCCTTAGAGGATTATATTGGATTTGTGAAGTACTTCTTCCAAATATAACACTTTTAAAAACCAATAATGTTGTTCTTCTGCTTACCATACTCTCATTTTTATTGGCTATAAGTGGAGTTTTTAATGAAATTACAGCTAAAAACAAAAGAAGCTCTTTACTACAAAATGAACTTCAAGTTTTTTATCACTTAGTTGAATTTAATACTAGTAGTTCTATAATTTTATATGATAATAAAAAGAAGGTTATATATACAAACAAGACAATAAGAGAACGCTATTGCAAATCAACTAAATTAAAAGATCAACTTAAAGAGGTAGAAAAATTATTTGTAGATTCGATTTTTATAGATGACTCTGAAAAAAATGCTACTAAAGCACTTTTTAATAAGGGCAACTGGGAAGGTAAGCTTATTTTAAAAAATGGCAAAATAGTAAGTGCCTACATACAGATATTAAATGTTGAAAATAAAAATTATTTTGCTGTGAATTTAAAAGATATAACCGAAGAATATACCCTAACAAAAAATATTAAAAGAAATGAACAATTATTAAGTTGTATAAATAATAACGTACAGGATTTAATAATAAGTGTTGATAATAATGGTTTAATTACATATGTTAATGATTCTGTATTAAAAACATTAAATTATACCTATGAAGAAATTATAGGAATGCCTATAATAAACCTTTTAGGTAAAAATGATGAGATATTAAATCAATTAAAACTAGAAGATGAGGAAGATAGTATTAAATGTAAACTTGTTGGTAAACATTCCTTTGTATATGTAGAATCTATAATTAGAACTTTAAATGATAATAATGAAATTCCTTATGGAAAAGTTATAGTTGCAAAAAACTTAACCTCTAAAAAACGTCTTGAAAATTTAGCTATAAAATTTAAAGAAGCTAAGGCTTATGAACAAATAAGAAATGAATTTTTCGCCAATATATCACATGAGCTTAGAACACCACTTAATATTATCTATTCTACAATACAGTTATTAAATTCTAAGCATGAAACTGACCCTATGGACTTTAATAACTTCTATGATAAATATAAGCAAGGTCTTAAGATAAATTGTTATAGAATGCTTAGACTTATAAATAACCTTATTGATGTTAGTAAAATTGAAGTTGGATTTTTAAAAGCTGATTTTACTAATAGAGATATAGTATTCCTTGTAGAAAATATAGTATCTTTGGTTATTCCTCATTCTGAAAATAAGGATATTAATATAATCTTTGATACTAATGTTGAAGAAAACATAATAAAATGTGATCCTGTAAAAATTGAAAGATTAATTCTTAACTTACTTTCAAACGCAATAAAATTCACCCAAAATCATGGTGAAATATTTGTAGATTTAAACATCTCAAAGGATTGGGTTAAAATAAGCATAAAAGATAATGGAATTGGTATTCCCAAAGAAATGCAAGCATCAATTTTTGATAGATTTGTACAAGCTGATAAATCCTTAAAAAGAAGAAATGAAGGTAGTGGAATAGGTCTTAGCATTGTAAAGTCCATTGCAGAACTGCATGATGGTAAAATTGAACTTATAAGTGATGGAATAAAAGGTTCAGAATTTATAGTATGGCTACCAAATGTAAAATTAAATTACACAGAAGAAAGCAATAATTTAGTTGATTATATAACAGATGATAAAAATATAGAGTTAGAGCTTTCTGATATTTATGAAGTACATTAA